One part of the Rutidosis leptorrhynchoides isolate AG116_Rl617_1_P2 chromosome 1, CSIRO_AGI_Rlap_v1, whole genome shotgun sequence genome encodes these proteins:
- the LOC139868706 gene encoding probable aldo-keto reductase 2, with translation MEEINLMPRRKIGSQGLQVSAIGLGCLSLTQTSKSQQQMIQLLHTAIDSGVTFLDTSDVYGSHANELLIGQALKGGRRDKVQLATKFGITAMSPETGLIVNGDPLYVMKACEGSLKRLGVDYIDLYYIHRIDTTVPIEITMGALKELVEEGKVKYVGLSEASPETIRRAHAVHPITAVQLEWSLWTRDVEEQVIPTCRELDIGIVPFSPLGRGFFSTGPNVAENLHVNDLRRHIPRLQGENLKQNTLLFERVTEMAKRKGCTPSQLALAWLLHQGDDVSPIPGTTKIENFKDNIGAISVKLTQEDMGELDKIALMVKGERFPDVIMQSNWNHANTPPLSSWKPK, from the exons ATGGAGGAAATAAATTTGATGCCAAGAAGAAAGATAGGATCACAAGGTTTACAAGTGTCAGCAATTGGATTAGGATGTTTAAGTTTGACCCAAACCTCCAAATCTCAACAACAAATGATCCAACTCCTACACACCGCCATTGATTCCGGTGTCACGTTTCTTGATACTTCCGACGTCTATGGCTCTCATGCCAACGAACTCCTCATCGGCCAG GCCTTGAAAGGAGGAAGGAGAGACAAAGTGCAACTAGCTACCAAGTTTGGTATTACGGCTATGTCACCAGAAACAGGGCTAATTGTAAATGGTGATCCTTTATACGTTATGAAAGCTTGTGAAGGTAGCTTGAAGCGGTTAGGAGTTGATTACATTGATCTCTATTACATTCATCGTATTGATACTACCGTCCCTATTGAAATCACG ATGGGAGCACTGAAGGAATTAGTTGAAGAAGGGAAGGTGAAATATGTAGGTTTATCAGAGGCATCACCCGAAACCATTAGAAGGGCGCATGCTGTTCATCCAATTACCGCAGTTCAACTTGAATGGTCATTGTGGACTAGAGATGTTGAAGAACAAGTTATTCCTACTTGCAG AGAACTTGATATTGGGATTGTTCCATTTTCACCACTAGGAAGAGGGTTCTTCTCAACTGGTCCAAATGTGGCAGAAAACCTTCATGTCAATGACCTTCGGAGG CATATACCAAGGCTTCAAGGAGAGAATTTGAAGCAGAACACACTTTTGTTCGAAAGGGTGACCGAAATGGCAAAAAGGAAGGGGTGCACACCATCACAACTAGCGTTAGCGTGGTTGCTACACCAAGGTGATGACGTGTCTCCTATACCTGGTACGACCAAGATCGAGAACTTTAAGGATAACATTGGAGCTATATCAGTAAAATTGACTCAAGAAGACATGGGTGAGCTCGATAAAATTGCATTAATGGTAAAGGGTGAAAGATTTCCAGATGTGATAATGCAATCAAATTGGAACCATGCTAATACTCCACCATTATCATCATGGAAACCCAAATAG